A genome region from Eurosta solidaginis isolate ZX-2024a chromosome 2, ASM4086904v1, whole genome shotgun sequence includes the following:
- the LOC137240096 gene encoding protein transport protein Sec24C-like isoform X2, whose protein sequence is MRVRTSGGIRPTDFYGQFFVTNTTDVELASIDCNKSVAIEIKHDDKLPPEGNIYLQIALLFTSISGQRRLRILNLALRATNTIADVFKSCDLDAMMLFFAKQACFKLLELTPKQVKDNLINRSAQILACYREYCTSPTSAGQLILPECLKLLPLYVSCLLKNDVISGGSDMTIDDRSYVMQFVLTMDLNMFVSYFYPRFIPIHNVDVDDNELPMSIRCTHEKMLEVGAYILENGVHLFVWLGQSLPQTFIQPIFGVQCTQQVNAERFAIIGDTPLAQRVHNIIDTIMRERTRNMRFHFRIGW, encoded by the exons ATGCGAGTACGCACCTCAGGCGGCATACGCCCAACTGACTTCTATGGACAATTCTTTGTGACAAATACTACCGATGTGGAATTGGCTAGTATAG ACTGCAACAAATCTGTTGCCATCGAAATCAAGCATGACGACAAATTACCGCCTGAAGGGAATATATATTTACAAATTGCACTGCTCTTCACATCGATTAGTGGTCAACGACGTTTGCGTATATTAAATTTAGCATTACGTGCCACAAATACCATAGCAGATGTTTTCAAATCTTGTGACTTGGACGCCATGATGTTATTCTTTGCTAAACAAGCTTGTTTCAAATTGCTTGAGTTAACACCCAAACaagttaaagataatttaataaaTCGTTCAGCACAAATATTGGCATGTTACCGCGAATATTGTACTTCACCAACGTCAGCGGGACAACTTATATTACCGGAATGCCTAAAATTGCTACCACTTTATGTATCATGTTTACTAAAGAACGATGTCATTTCTGGTGGTTCCGATATGACAATCGATGATCGTTCATATGTTATGCAATTTGTATTAACAATGGATTTAAATATGTTTGTTAGCTATTTTTATCCACGTTTCATACCTATACataatgtagatgttgatgataatGAGCTACCGATGTCGATACGTTGTACACATGAAAAGATGCTGGAAGTTGGTGCCTACATACTCGAAAATGGTGTGCATCTATTTGTTTGGTTGGGACAATCGTTACCACAAACATTCATACAACCAATATTTGGTGTGCAATGTACACAACAAGTAAATGCAGAACGTTTTGCAATAATTGGTGATACGCCATTAGCGCAGCGTGTGCATAATATTATTGATACAATTATGAGGGAACGTACTAGAAATATGAGG ttccatttccgtattggatggtaa
- the LOC137240098 gene encoding uncharacterized protein translates to MSGKSTSASIPLPRRRRFQQKKAKFRVQIDNPGPSLTISSECIVESRRISISTSVRDYNSDTKTGVLEVVCCSHCSKFENQLDAILKKLEDLQLAVENQNIAIMDEIAGQKVATEQLVRQEAQSAPVTKYFPICKIQELEHLEEKITTANKDVYD, encoded by the exons ATGTCTGGAAAAAGTACGAGTGCCAGCATCCCACTGCCTCGGCGGCGCAGATTccaacaaaaaaaagcaaaat TTCGCGTTCAAATAGACAACCCGGGACCAAGTTTGACCATATCCAGTGAATGTATCGTTGAATCGCGTAGGATCAGTATCTCGACGTCTGTCAGGGATTATAACAGTG ATACGAAAACAGGCGTGCTTGAAGTTGTGTGCTGCAGTCACTGCAGTAAGTTTGAAAATCAGCTTGATGCAATCCTTAAAAAACTTGAGGATCTACAATTGGCAGTTGAAAATCAGAACATTGCTATCATGGACGAAATTGCTGGTCAAAAAGTAGCCACTGAACAGCTGGTTCGTCAGGAAGCCCAAAGTGCTCCGGTCACCAAGTATTTTCCAATATGTAAAATACAGGAATTAGAGCATTTGGAAGAAAAGATTACAACTGCCAACAAAGATGTTTAT gattga
- the LOC137240096 gene encoding protein transport protein Sec24C-like isoform X1, producing the protein MRVRTSGGIRPTDFYGQFFVTNTTDVELASIDCNKSVAIEIKHDDKLPPEGNIYLQIALLFTSISGQRRLRILNLALRATNTIADVFKSCDLDAMMLFFAKQACFKLLELTPKQVKDNLINRSAQILACYREYCTSPTSAGQLILPECLKLLPLYVSCLLKNDVISGGSDMTIDDRSYVMQFVLTMDLNMFVSYFYPRFIPIHNVDVDDNELPMSIRCTHEKMLEVGAYILENGVHLFVWLGQSLPQTFIQPIFGVQCTQQVNAERFAIIGDTPLAQRVHNIIDTIMRERTRNMRVTRVRQNDKLETVFRHFLVEDRGTDGSPSNVDFLCHMHKEI; encoded by the exons ATGCGAGTACGCACCTCAGGCGGCATACGCCCAACTGACTTCTATGGACAATTCTTTGTGACAAATACTACCGATGTGGAATTGGCTAGTATAG ACTGCAACAAATCTGTTGCCATCGAAATCAAGCATGACGACAAATTACCGCCTGAAGGGAATATATATTTACAAATTGCACTGCTCTTCACATCGATTAGTGGTCAACGACGTTTGCGTATATTAAATTTAGCATTACGTGCCACAAATACCATAGCAGATGTTTTCAAATCTTGTGACTTGGACGCCATGATGTTATTCTTTGCTAAACAAGCTTGTTTCAAATTGCTTGAGTTAACACCCAAACaagttaaagataatttaataaaTCGTTCAGCACAAATATTGGCATGTTACCGCGAATATTGTACTTCACCAACGTCAGCGGGACAACTTATATTACCGGAATGCCTAAAATTGCTACCACTTTATGTATCATGTTTACTAAAGAACGATGTCATTTCTGGTGGTTCCGATATGACAATCGATGATCGTTCATATGTTATGCAATTTGTATTAACAATGGATTTAAATATGTTTGTTAGCTATTTTTATCCACGTTTCATACCTATACataatgtagatgttgatgataatGAGCTACCGATGTCGATACGTTGTACACATGAAAAGATGCTGGAAGTTGGTGCCTACATACTCGAAAATGGTGTGCATCTATTTGTTTGGTTGGGACAATCGTTACCACAAACATTCATACAACCAATATTTGGTGTGCAATGTACACAACAAGTAAATGCAGAACGTTTTGCAATAATTGGTGATACGCCATTAGCGCAGCGTGTGCATAATATTATTGATACAATTATGAGGGAACGTACTAGAAATATGAGG GTAACACGCGTCAGACAAAATGATAAATTGGAAACGGTATTTCGGCATTTCCTTGTCGAAGATCGCGGCACAGATGGCAGTCCCAGCAACGTAGACTTTTTATGCCACATGCATAAGGAAATATAA
- the LOC137240097 gene encoding DNA-directed RNA polymerase II subunit RPB2-like: protein MSVQRIVEDSPAIDLQAEAQHTSGEIKTPPRFLLKFEEIYLSKPTHWEKDGSLSSMMPNEARLRNLTYSAPLYVDITKTVEGVDPVEKQHQKTFIGKIPIMLRSTYCLLSQLTDRDLTELNECPLDPGGYFIINGSEKVLIAREKVATNAVYVFSMKDGKYAYKSEIRSCLEHSSRPTSTLWNCNWNEGNSKQKPRNSR from the exons ATGTCTGTACAGCGTATTGTTGAGGATTCGCCAGCAATTGATTTACAAGCGGAAGCACAGCATACCTCTGGTGAAATTAAAACGCCTCCACGCTTCTTGCTAAAATTCGAAGAAATTTATTTATCCAAACCCACACATTGGGAAAAGGATGGCTCTCTTAGTTCTATGATGCCGAATGAAGCACGTTTGCGGAATTTAACCTATTCCGCACCACTATACGTGGATATTACAAAAACAGTCGAAGGTGTTGACCCAGttgaaaaacaacatcaaaaaacatttattggcaaaattccGATTATGTTACGTTCCACCTATTGTCTGCTATCGCAGCTGACCGATCGTGATTTAACTGAATTAAATGAATGTCCGCTCGACCCAGGTGGCTATTTCATAATAAACGGTTCGGAAAAAGTATTGATAGCGCGAGAGAAAGTGGCTACGAACGCAGTGTACGTGTTCAGCATGAAAGATGGAAAGTATGCATATAAATCGGAAATTCGTTCATGTCTTGAACACAGCTCTAGACCTACCTCCACTTTATGGAATTGCAATTGGAATGAAGG AAATAGCAAACAAAAGCCCAGAAACTCCAGATAA